The Gammaproteobacteria bacterium genome has a segment encoding these proteins:
- the pyk gene encoding pyruvate kinase, translating to MRRTKIIATLGPATDRPGVLSDLIAAGTDAVRINCSHGSWEDRGRQIRELRDISAAVGKYVSVICDLQGPKIRIHRFREGPVTLVEGERFVLDTAMDPRGGTQGAVGVAYDRLPQDVSRGDSLLLDDGQIILAVDQVVGSQVICTVTAGGLLSDNKGINRQGGGLSAPALTAKDREDIRQAAAAGVDWLAVSFVRGPEDMREAQALLRDAGGSGHLIAKIERAEAVADLDPIIAASDAVMVARGDLGVEMGYAGLTGMQKKIIRLARARQKVAITATQMMESMVTHRMPTRAEVSDVANAVMDGTDAVMLSSETAVGEFPVQAVAAMAEICVGAETYQVSSGRPRDRGGDQFHGVNEAIAMAVMYTANHLHPQAIIALTESGSTALWMSRVRSDIPIFAFTRHEITRRRVQLYRGVYPVAYDITHSDPMTVNRELLQVLREMGHVEEGDLAIITSGELTGVTGGTNSMKILRVSAQ from the coding sequence ATGCGCAGAACCAAGATCATCGCCACCCTGGGCCCGGCCACGGACCGTCCGGGCGTCCTGTCCGATCTGATCGCCGCCGGCACCGACGCGGTGCGCATCAACTGCTCCCACGGCAGCTGGGAGGATCGCGGCCGGCAGATCCGCGAGCTGCGGGATATTTCGGCCGCGGTCGGCAAGTACGTGTCGGTCATCTGCGATCTGCAAGGTCCCAAGATCAGGATCCATCGATTCCGCGAGGGACCGGTGACGCTCGTGGAAGGTGAGCGCTTCGTGCTCGACACCGCCATGGACCCGCGCGGAGGCACGCAGGGCGCCGTGGGAGTGGCCTACGACCGGCTGCCGCAGGACGTCAGTCGCGGCGATTCGCTGCTGCTCGACGACGGGCAGATCATCCTGGCGGTGGACCAGGTGGTGGGCAGCCAGGTGATCTGCACGGTGACCGCCGGTGGCCTGCTGTCGGACAACAAGGGCATCAATCGCCAGGGTGGCGGACTGTCGGCGCCGGCCTTGACCGCCAAGGATCGCGAGGACATCCGGCAGGCGGCTGCCGCCGGGGTCGATTGGCTGGCGGTGTCGTTCGTGCGCGGTCCCGAAGACATGAGGGAAGCGCAGGCGCTGTTGCGGGATGCCGGCGGCAGCGGCCACCTGATCGCGAAAATCGAGCGGGCCGAGGCGGTCGCCGATCTCGATCCGATCATTGCCGCTTCGGATGCAGTGATGGTTGCCCGTGGCGATCTCGGTGTCGAAATGGGCTATGCCGGTCTCACCGGCATGCAGAAGAAGATCATCCGGCTCGCCCGCGCCCGCCAGAAGGTGGCGATCACGGCGACACAGATGATGGAGTCCATGGTCACCCACCGCATGCCGACCCGCGCCGAAGTCTCCGACGTCGCCAACGCGGTCATGGACGGCACGGACGCCGTGATGCTGTCGTCGGAAACGGCGGTCGGCGAGTTCCCGGTGCAGGCGGTTGCGGCCATGGCTGAGATCTGCGTCGGCGCGGAGACCTACCAGGTATCGTCCGGCCGCCCGCGCGATCGCGGCGGCGACCAGTTCCACGGTGTCAACGAGGCGATCGCCATGGCGGTCATGTACACCGCCAATCACCTGCACCCGCAGGCGATCATTGCGCTGACGGAGTCGGGCAGCACGGCCTTGTGGATGTCCCGCGTGCGTTCGGACATCCCGATTTTTGCGTTCACGCGCCACGAGATCACGCGCCGGCGCGTGCAGCTGTACCGTGGCGTCTACCCGGTCGCCTACGACATCACTCACTCCGACCCGATGACCGTCAACCGGGAGCTTCTGCAGGTGCTGCGGGAGATGGGGCACGTGGAGGAGGGTGACCTCGCGATCATCACCAGCGGTGAGCTGACCGGCGTGACCGGCGGCACCAACTCGATGAAGATACTGCGCGTGTCCGCGCAGTGA
- a CDS encoding MFS transporter: MQASNGSLTRLFMRTFSVRRDEIRGLLGSFLLLFLIWTAYSILRPVRETMGITSGVSRLPILFWATFVCTLAIQPAFGALATRLRRVTLLPTLYIFFASNLLLFYAWFYLQEDHTWIARAFFVWLSVVNLFWLSVFWSFMADIFSRDQSHRLFGFIAAGTSLGGLAGPLVTATLAASIGTLNLLLVAAALLVIAVPLVGMLNGWQIAQASSGVAECGGSDRPLGGNPFAGFGQVLANPVMAGIAVFVFLLTWVSTFLYLEQQALIDRLVPDSDAQTTLFGWIDFSVQSVALLIQMVLLGQLTRRFALTGLIVIVPALMVAGYLWLATNPVLWAIIGTMIVRRVGEYSIMRPCREMLFTSVPREMKYKAKNIIDTLVYRAGDAVSGSAHAGLVAAGMATSGIFGVAAGISALWGWSAYSAARRHEAARLGDGVAPPAPTSARST, translated from the coding sequence ATGCAGGCAAGCAACGGGTCGCTCACCCGGCTGTTTATGCGCACCTTCTCGGTTCGCAGGGACGAGATCCGGGGCCTGCTCGGCTCGTTCCTGCTGCTGTTCCTGATCTGGACGGCCTACTCGATCCTGCGGCCGGTGCGGGAAACCATGGGCATTACCTCCGGGGTGTCCAGGCTGCCGATCCTGTTCTGGGCGACCTTCGTCTGCACTCTGGCGATCCAGCCTGCGTTCGGCGCGCTGGCGACGCGCCTGCGCCGTGTCACGCTGCTGCCGACGCTCTACATTTTTTTCGCAAGCAACCTGCTGCTGTTCTACGCGTGGTTCTACCTGCAGGAGGATCACACCTGGATCGCCCGCGCGTTCTTCGTCTGGCTCTCGGTCGTCAATCTCTTCTGGCTGTCGGTCTTCTGGAGTTTCATGGCCGATATCTTCTCGCGCGACCAGTCGCACCGGCTGTTCGGGTTCATTGCCGCAGGCACCAGCCTCGGCGGGCTGGCCGGTCCGCTGGTCACCGCGACGCTCGCCGCATCGATCGGCACCCTGAACCTGCTGCTGGTGGCTGCCGCCCTGCTGGTCATCGCGGTGCCACTCGTAGGCATGCTGAACGGCTGGCAGATCGCGCAGGCGAGCAGCGGTGTCGCGGAGTGCGGCGGCAGCGACCGGCCGCTGGGGGGCAACCCGTTCGCCGGCTTCGGGCAGGTGCTGGCGAACCCGGTGATGGCGGGAATCGCGGTCTTCGTGTTCCTGCTGACCTGGGTGAGTACCTTCCTGTACCTGGAGCAGCAGGCGCTCATCGACCGTCTCGTCCCGGACTCCGACGCACAGACGACCCTGTTCGGCTGGATCGACTTCAGCGTGCAATCCGTTGCGCTGCTGATCCAGATGGTGCTCCTCGGCCAACTCACCCGGCGTTTCGCGCTGACCGGTCTCATCGTGATCGTGCCGGCCCTGATGGTGGCCGGTTACCTGTGGCTTGCGACCAACCCGGTGCTGTGGGCGATCATCGGGACCATGATCGTACGCCGGGTCGGTGAATACTCGATCATGCGTCCCTGCCGCGAGATGCTGTTCACCTCCGTGCCCCGCGAAATGAAGTACAAGGCAAAGAACATCATCGACACCCTCGTCTACCGGGCAGGCGACGCCGTCAGCGGCTCGGCGCACGCGGGCCTCGTGGCGGCCGGCATGGCGACCTCCGGCATATTCGGGGTGGCCGCGGGCATCTCGGCGTTGTGGGGCTGGTCGGCGTACTCGGCCGCGCGGCGTCACGAGGCGGCGCGCCTCGGCGATGGCGTTGCGCCACCGGCGCCGACTTCCGCGCGCAGCACCTGA
- a CDS encoding peroxiredoxin — translation MIAAAWRRGLAIVLATFGPGVSLAQVAVGEPAPEFRLQDQNGEWHTLAQHRGRWIALYFYPKDQTPGCTKEACAFRDNIFAFDELGAVILGVSLDDVASHEEFATKYSLPFPLLADTGGAVAKRYDVLHSLGPIKLAKRETFLIAPDGTVAKHYRKVDAARHSEEVLADLKELKARDPS, via the coding sequence ATGATTGCAGCGGCGTGGCGCAGAGGTCTCGCGATCGTACTGGCGACGTTCGGGCCGGGCGTGTCGCTGGCGCAGGTCGCCGTGGGCGAGCCCGCCCCGGAATTCCGGCTGCAGGACCAGAACGGCGAGTGGCACACACTCGCCCAGCATCGCGGCCGATGGATCGCCCTGTATTTCTATCCGAAAGACCAGACGCCCGGTTGCACCAAGGAAGCCTGCGCGTTCCGCGACAACATCTTCGCCTTCGACGAACTCGGCGCCGTCATCCTCGGGGTGAGCCTCGATGATGTGGCATCACACGAGGAATTCGCGACGAAATACAGCCTGCCATTCCCGCTGCTCGCCGACACCGGCGGCGCCGTCGCGAAACGCTACGACGTGCTCCACTCCCTCGGTCCGATCAAGCTCGCAAAACGCGAGACCTTCCTGATCGCGCCGGACGGCACGGTCGCGAAGCACTACCGCAAGGTCGATGCAGCCAGGCACTCCGAAGAGGTGCTCGCCGACCTGAAGGAACTCAAGGCGCGCGATCCGTCCTGA
- a CDS encoding patatin-like phospholipase family protein: MPDRSLRVPQPPVRDKRIGLVLPGGGARGAYQVGVLKAIAEIMPRRSPNPFSVISGTSAGAISSAVLASQARVFRHAVADLERVWANFRSHHVFRCDSLTMLKSSLHWAAAVVFGGLGVGNPRALLDNTPLREMLGRAINLNAIQESIDRGYLDAVTVTAAGYDSARSVSFYQGREGYEPWDRVRRVGRPATITLDHLMASIAVPMMFPPVLIRREYFGDGAMRQATPLSPAVHLGADRLLIVGVRDEESDPAPGPDAEVPYPSMGRIAGYVLDALFMDGLSQDLERLTRVNTILENVPGRVLDSGVSQLRYIDALIILPSRDVREIAVRHVHEMPRQVQLLMSGLGALNYGGRQLVSYLLFEQGYTRELIRLGYDDALARRDQIIAFMEGAPINAPGGIAGWRDLSEHYSQKVRVLRLPGQGAAV; the protein is encoded by the coding sequence ATGCCTGACAGAAGCCTGCGTGTCCCACAGCCGCCGGTACGCGACAAGCGTATCGGCCTGGTGCTTCCGGGCGGTGGGGCGCGTGGCGCCTACCAGGTCGGAGTGCTGAAGGCGATTGCCGAGATCATGCCGCGGCGCTCGCCGAATCCGTTCTCGGTGATCAGCGGGACCTCGGCCGGCGCGATCAGTTCGGCGGTGCTCGCCAGCCAGGCGCGCGTCTTCCGGCACGCGGTCGCAGACCTGGAGCGCGTCTGGGCCAATTTCCGCTCCCACCACGTCTTCCGTTGCGATTCGCTCACGATGCTCAAGAGCAGCCTGCATTGGGCCGCCGCCGTGGTTTTCGGCGGGCTCGGCGTCGGCAATCCGCGCGCATTGCTCGACAACACGCCGCTGCGTGAAATGCTCGGGCGGGCGATCAATCTCAACGCGATCCAGGAATCCATCGATCGCGGGTATCTCGACGCGGTCACCGTCACGGCGGCGGGTTACGATTCGGCGCGCTCCGTGTCGTTCTACCAGGGCCGCGAGGGGTATGAGCCCTGGGACCGCGTGCGCCGGGTGGGCCGCCCGGCGACGATCACGCTCGATCACCTCATGGCGAGCATAGCCGTGCCGATGATGTTCCCGCCCGTGCTGATACGGCGCGAGTACTTCGGCGACGGTGCCATGCGCCAGGCGACGCCGCTTTCCCCGGCCGTGCACCTCGGCGCCGATCGCCTGCTGATCGTCGGCGTGCGTGACGAGGAGTCGGACCCGGCACCCGGGCCGGATGCGGAAGTGCCCTATCCGAGCATGGGCCGCATTGCGGGCTACGTGCTCGATGCCCTGTTCATGGACGGCCTCTCCCAGGACCTGGAGCGTCTCACGCGGGTCAACACGATCCTGGAGAACGTTCCGGGTCGTGTGCTCGATTCCGGCGTTTCGCAGCTGCGCTATATCGATGCGCTGATCATCCTGCCGAGCCGTGACGTTCGCGAGATCGCCGTCCGGCACGTGCACGAGATGCCGCGGCAGGTGCAGCTGCTGATGAGCGGGCTCGGCGCACTCAACTACGGCGGACGCCAGCTGGTGAGCTACCTGTTGTTCGAGCAGGGCTATACGCGTGAACTGATCCGGCTCGGCTACGACGACGCACTCGCGCGCCGTGATCAGATCATCGCCTTCATGGAGGGGGCGCCCATCAACGCGCCGGGCGGCATTGCAGGCTGGCGCGACCTGTCGGAGCACTATTCGCAGAAGGTGCGGGTACTGCGCCTCCCCGGCCAGGGCGCGGCTGTCTGA
- the mgtE gene encoding magnesium transporter → MTENDTHKRSDLEHVLAALEAGTARQVQRLVRALHPAETAHLLESLPPAKRRLVFDLVDSEEQGEILVELADDVRAGLVEGMDTKDLVAAAEDMDLDDLADFLAGLPETLTTQVLRALSQRDRERLSAVLSYPEDSAGGLMNPDMIAVRPDVTLEVVIRYLRMHGNLPDKTDAIFVVDRHERYLGSLYISRLLTRDPERSVGDVMDASFEPIPATMPDREVAQQFQHRDLVTAPVVGEHGRLLGQITVDDVVDVIQEQADEDIRRMAGLPEDDDMFAPVVISARRRAIWLGINLLTAFAASSVVGLFQPTLNKVVVLAVLMPIVASMGGIAGSQVVTLMVRGLALGRVQDSNARWLFAKELGVALLNGVGWALVVAAGTMLFFANWQVGAIIGAALVINLLTAALAGFAVPLALTKMHIDPAIAGTVVLTTITDCVGFGVFLGLGTLFLT, encoded by the coding sequence ATGACGGAAAACGACACCCACAAGCGCAGTGATCTCGAGCATGTGCTCGCCGCACTCGAGGCCGGCACGGCGCGGCAGGTGCAGCGTCTGGTGCGCGCACTGCACCCGGCCGAGACCGCCCACCTGCTCGAGTCGTTGCCGCCTGCCAAGCGCCGCCTGGTCTTCGACCTCGTCGACAGCGAGGAGCAGGGCGAGATCCTCGTGGAACTCGCGGACGATGTGCGCGCGGGCCTGGTCGAAGGCATGGACACGAAGGATCTGGTCGCAGCCGCCGAGGACATGGACCTCGACGATCTCGCCGATTTTCTGGCCGGACTACCCGAAACCCTGACGACCCAGGTGCTGCGCGCGCTCTCCCAGCGCGACCGGGAGCGGCTGAGCGCGGTGCTGTCCTATCCGGAGGACAGCGCCGGAGGCCTGATGAACCCCGACATGATCGCGGTGCGCCCCGACGTGACGCTGGAAGTGGTAATCCGCTACCTGCGCATGCACGGCAACCTCCCCGACAAGACGGATGCGATCTTCGTCGTAGACCGTCACGAGCGCTACCTCGGATCGCTGTACATCTCGCGCCTGCTGACCCGCGATCCGGAGCGCAGCGTGGGCGACGTCATGGACGCCTCGTTCGAGCCCATTCCGGCCACCATGCCTGACCGCGAGGTGGCCCAGCAGTTCCAGCATCGCGATCTGGTCACTGCGCCGGTCGTCGGCGAGCACGGCAGGCTGCTCGGGCAGATCACCGTGGACGACGTGGTCGACGTGATCCAGGAGCAGGCCGACGAGGACATCCGCCGCATGGCGGGCCTGCCGGAGGATGACGACATGTTCGCGCCGGTGGTGATCAGCGCGCGACGGCGCGCCATCTGGCTGGGGATCAACCTGTTGACGGCCTTTGCCGCCTCCTCCGTGGTTGGCCTGTTCCAGCCGACGCTGAACAAGGTGGTCGTGCTCGCCGTGCTGATGCCGATCGTGGCCAGCATGGGCGGCATCGCCGGCAGCCAGGTGGTGACGCTGATGGTGCGCGGCCTCGCGCTGGGGCGGGTGCAGGATTCGAACGCGCGCTGGCTGTTCGCCAAGGAACTCGGCGTGGCCCTGCTGAACGGTGTCGGCTGGGCACTGGTGGTGGCTGCCGGCACGATGCTGTTTTTCGCCAACTGGCAGGTCGGCGCGATCATCGGCGCGGCGCTGGTGATCAACCTGCTGACTGCGGCGCTCGCCGGATTTGCCGTGCCGCTCGCGCTCACGAAGATGCACATCGATCCGGCGATCGCCGGCACCGTCGTGCTGACCACCATCACGGATTGCGTCGGGTTCGGTGTCTTTCTCGGCCTCGGAACGCTGTTCCTGACCTGA
- the rapZ gene encoding RNase adapter RapZ, producing the protein MRLVIVSGLSGSGKSVALHLLEDVGFYCMDNVPAALLGSMIAQIIATGDPFYENLAVGVDARSRTGNFESLPELVQQLRNQGVRCEVVFLHADEDSLLRRYAESRRPHPLSSQGVSLREAISREKELLGPVMACAELIIDTSHTSIYQLRDAVRGRVGQRTEHGLSILIESFGYKHGIPLDADFVFDLRCLPNPYWELNLRPLTGRDPLVIGYLDSKPDVQRMFGDIEGFLEHWIPKYIDFNRNYLTVALGCTGGQHRSVYMAERLAASLSRSHTQVLIRHNELRGVGRPPGAAPGA; encoded by the coding sequence GTGCGACTGGTAATCGTCAGCGGACTGTCGGGCTCGGGCAAGAGCGTCGCCCTGCACCTGCTCGAGGACGTCGGCTTCTATTGCATGGACAACGTGCCGGCCGCCCTCCTCGGCTCGATGATCGCGCAGATCATCGCGACAGGTGACCCGTTCTACGAGAACCTTGCCGTCGGCGTCGATGCCCGCAGCCGGACGGGCAACTTCGAGTCGTTGCCGGAACTGGTCCAGCAGTTGCGCAACCAGGGCGTACGCTGCGAGGTCGTGTTCCTGCACGCCGACGAGGACAGCCTGCTCCGCCGCTACGCCGAGAGCCGCAGGCCGCACCCGCTGTCCTCGCAGGGAGTGAGCCTGCGCGAGGCGATCAGCCGGGAGAAGGAACTGCTCGGCCCGGTGATGGCATGTGCAGAGCTCATCATCGACACCAGCCACACGAGCATCTATCAACTGCGTGATGCGGTACGCGGTCGCGTCGGCCAGCGCACCGAACATGGCCTTTCGATCCTCATCGAGTCTTTCGGCTACAAGCACGGGATCCCGCTTGATGCGGATTTCGTCTTCGACCTGCGCTGCCTCCCGAATCCGTACTGGGAGCTGAACCTGCGGCCATTGACCGGCCGGGATCCGCTGGTGATCGGGTACCTCGACAGCAAACCGGACGTGCAGCGGATGTTCGGCGATATCGAGGGCTTCCTCGAACACTGGATCCCCAAGTACATCGACTTCAATCGCAACTACCTGACCGTGGCCCTCGGCTGCACCGGCGGACAACACCGCTCGGTATACATGGCCGAGCGGCTGGCCGCGAGCCTGTCCAGGAGTCACACGCAGGTGCTGATCCGGCACAACGAACTGCGCGGTGTCGGCCGTCCACCCGGAGCGGCGCCCGGGGCCTGA
- the raiA gene encoding ribosome-associated translation inhibitor RaiA codes for MQVNLTGHHVEITPALRDYVDSKLSRLMRHFDHVTDVHCILTVEKLRHKAEARINVSGNSLFADSVEENMYAAIDTLTDKLDRQIKKHKEKLQSHHDKHDRNDRKRSD; via the coding sequence ATGCAAGTAAACCTGACCGGTCATCACGTGGAGATCACCCCGGCACTGCGGGACTACGTGGACAGCAAGCTCTCGCGGCTCATGCGCCACTTCGATCACGTCACCGACGTGCACTGCATCCTGACGGTGGAGAAGCTCCGCCACAAGGCCGAGGCGCGCATCAACGTCAGCGGCAATTCGCTGTTCGCCGACTCGGTCGAGGAGAACATGTACGCGGCCATCGACACCCTGACGGACAAACTCGACCGGCAGATCAAGAAGCACAAGGAAAAACTCCAGTCCCATCACGACAAACACGACCGCAACGACAGGAAGCGCTCCGACTGA
- a CDS encoding RNA polymerase factor sigma-54: protein MKPSLQLRVGQQLTMTPQLQQAIRLLQLPILELNAQLQQILESNVMLELEEPAEREIEIPPGQAPAAEFSTETPSAKSDDTEQFDYDPDESGVLADEPPDSSLWSDVAASGRADPWSDDDRQAEIADQAGQSLREHLLWQLGMEHFTPREAVIGEAIIDYINDDGYLTEPLDGILAMLPATAGYSLQEVEQTLSKIQELDPPGVGARDLAECIRIQLLQLDESVAGRALALTVANEHLELVAEQELAMLRRKLGAGEDDLHEALALIRACHPRPGAAVQPATTEFVVPDVFVRNHDGRWIVEVNRSLAPRLRVNQTYAQMLRGNGEHTALRGQLQEARWLVRSLEIRNETLLKVANCIVRRQRAFFEHGEEHMKPMILKDVAEAVEMHESTISRVTAGKYMHTPRGVFELRYFFSSQVTGDDGTEQSSTAIRAKIRKLIGQENPASPLSDSRIAELLQAEGTNVARRTVAKYREAMKIAPSSQRKQRASR from the coding sequence CTGAAACCGTCGTTGCAGCTTCGCGTCGGTCAGCAATTGACCATGACGCCGCAATTGCAGCAGGCCATCCGCCTGCTGCAGCTGCCAATATTGGAGTTGAACGCGCAGTTACAGCAGATCCTGGAAAGCAACGTCATGCTGGAACTCGAGGAGCCCGCCGAGCGCGAGATCGAGATTCCGCCCGGCCAGGCACCCGCCGCCGAGTTCTCCACGGAGACGCCGTCGGCGAAGTCCGACGATACCGAGCAATTCGACTACGATCCCGATGAGAGCGGCGTACTGGCCGACGAGCCCCCGGATTCCAGCCTGTGGAGCGATGTTGCGGCCTCGGGCCGGGCCGACCCGTGGTCCGACGACGACCGGCAGGCCGAGATCGCCGACCAGGCCGGGCAGTCACTGCGGGAGCATCTGCTGTGGCAGCTCGGCATGGAGCACTTCACACCACGTGAGGCGGTCATCGGCGAGGCGATCATCGATTACATCAACGACGACGGTTACCTGACCGAGCCACTGGACGGAATTCTCGCGATGTTGCCTGCCACCGCAGGCTACAGTCTGCAGGAGGTCGAGCAGACACTCAGCAAGATCCAGGAGCTCGATCCGCCCGGTGTCGGTGCCCGCGATCTCGCCGAATGCATACGCATCCAGCTCCTGCAGCTCGACGAAAGCGTCGCCGGCCGTGCACTCGCCCTCACGGTCGCAAACGAACATCTCGAACTCGTCGCCGAGCAGGAACTCGCCATGCTCCGGCGCAAGCTCGGCGCCGGTGAAGACGATCTCCACGAAGCCCTGGCGCTGATCCGCGCCTGCCACCCGCGCCCGGGAGCAGCAGTGCAGCCAGCCACGACCGAGTTCGTGGTACCGGACGTGTTCGTGCGTAACCACGATGGCCGGTGGATCGTCGAGGTCAACCGCAGCCTCGCCCCACGGCTGCGGGTCAACCAGACCTACGCGCAGATGCTGCGGGGCAATGGCGAGCATACGGCGCTGCGCGGCCAGCTCCAGGAAGCGCGCTGGCTGGTGCGCAGCCTGGAAATCCGCAACGAGACCCTGCTCAAGGTCGCCAATTGCATAGTCCGCCGGCAGCGCGCGTTCTTCGAGCATGGCGAGGAACACATGAAGCCGATGATCCTGAAAGACGTGGCCGAGGCGGTGGAAATGCACGAATCCACCATCTCGCGCGTAACCGCCGGGAAGTACATGCACACCCCCCGTGGCGTGTTCGAACTGCGCTATTTCTTCTCGAGCCAGGTCACCGGCGACGACGGCACGGAACAGTCGTCCACCGCCATCCGGGCCAAGATCCGCAAGCTCATCGGGCAGGAGAACCCCGCCAGTCCGCTGAGCGACAGCCGCATCGCCGAGTTGCTGCAGGCCGAAGGGACCAACGTGGCGCGCCGGACCGTGGCAAAGTACCGGGAAGCGATGAAGATCGCCCCATCCAGCCAGCGCAAGCAGCGCGCATCCCGCTGA
- the lptB gene encoding LPS export ABC transporter ATP-binding protein, translating to MSTIAALEISKRFKSRQVVKRISLDIHSGEVVGLLGPNGAGKTTAFYMIVGLIPCDEGRIILDGEDLTRLPMHRRARLGLGYLPQEASVFRRLSVENNILAILETREELTRADRESLLENLLDELHISHVRSSLGMSLSGGERRRVEIARALAMRPRFVLLDEPFAGVDPISVLDIQRIIRHLAERDIGVLITDHNVRETLGICARAYILSDGNMIAQGTPAEILDNQQVREVYLGESFRL from the coding sequence ATGAGCACGATCGCGGCTCTGGAAATCTCGAAACGCTTCAAGTCGCGCCAGGTCGTCAAGCGGATCTCGCTCGACATCCACAGCGGCGAGGTGGTCGGCCTGCTGGGCCCGAACGGAGCCGGCAAAACCACCGCCTTCTACATGATCGTCGGGCTCATCCCCTGCGACGAAGGCAGGATCATTCTCGACGGCGAGGACCTGACGCGCCTGCCGATGCATCGGCGCGCCCGCCTTGGTCTCGGTTACCTGCCGCAGGAGGCCTCCGTGTTCCGCAGGCTGTCCGTCGAGAACAACATCCTCGCCATCCTCGAGACCCGCGAGGAACTGACCCGCGCCGACCGCGAGAGCCTGCTGGAGAACCTGCTCGACGAACTGCACATCAGCCATGTGCGCTCGAGTCTCGGCATGAGCCTGTCCGGCGGCGAGCGTCGCCGTGTCGAGATTGCCCGGGCCCTCGCCATGAGGCCCCGCTTTGTGCTGCTCGATGAGCCGTTTGCGGGCGTCGATCCCATTTCGGTCCTCGATATCCAGCGCATCATCCGCCACCTGGCAGAACGCGACATCGGCGTCCTGATCACCGACCATAATGTGCGCGAAACCCTTGGAATATGCGCTCGCGCCTATATCCTGAGCGATGGGAACATGATCGCGCAGGGGACACCGGCGGAAATCCTGGACAACCAGCAGGTCCGCGAGGTGTACCTGGGCGAGAGCTTTAGGCTATAA
- a CDS encoding LptA/OstA family protein, translated as MLHSRAIAGVLICACLLIGNRAATAQNKPHLDIDRRLPINLEATSSQFDGVNNQLSFQNVLITQGVMSVRAERGTVARLDFENSRWQFEGNVVLESQGAKVSGDSAELQFVGHELRSAVLRGVPAQFEQPRPGDTLARGRARVMDYDVSTATIRLSGDAWLSDGANEVTGERISYDIVREYVTADSDGKGGIRMKIKPPQDREAVTKP; from the coding sequence ATGCTCCATAGCAGGGCCATAGCCGGCGTGTTGATCTGTGCATGCCTGCTGATCGGCAACCGGGCGGCCACCGCGCAGAACAAGCCGCACCTCGACATCGACCGGCGCCTGCCGATCAATCTCGAGGCGACTTCGTCGCAGTTCGACGGGGTCAACAACCAGCTCAGCTTCCAGAACGTACTGATTACGCAGGGCGTGATGAGCGTCCGCGCCGAGCGCGGCACGGTGGCCCGGCTCGATTTCGAGAACAGTCGCTGGCAGTTCGAGGGTAACGTCGTGCTCGAAAGCCAGGGCGCGAAAGTCTCCGGCGACAGCGCTGAGCTGCAGTTCGTTGGCCACGAGCTGCGCTCCGCCGTGCTGCGCGGCGTCCCGGCGCAGTTCGAGCAGCCCCGCCCCGGCGACACACTCGCCCGGGGCAGGGCCCGCGTCATGGACTACGACGTTTCGACCGCCACGATCCGGCTTTCCGGCGACGCGTGGCTGAGCGATGGTGCAAACGAGGTCACCGGGGAACGGATTTCCTACGATATCGTGCGCGAGTACGTCACCGCCGATTCGGACGGCAAAGGCGGGATCCGCATGAAGATCAAGCCGCCACAGGACCGCGAGGCCGTGACGAAACCATGA
- the lptC gene encoding LPS export ABC transporter periplasmic protein LptC, with translation MELRHVVRLTLLLGAAAASWVLLDNSGRDARPQPEEPVHLGVGYYATRAKLSGTGEDGRLLYRVDAATVVQSPGDDTVDLHEVAISYEPTDRRPWNLHADTGEIRADGTIIELSGNVVAETRSGEVTSATIRTDRLEYFTATDTATTDSVVTIDFAGGAVRGTGMRARLADNHLELLSAVRGTYAP, from the coding sequence GTGGAACTGCGCCACGTCGTCAGATTGACACTCCTGCTCGGCGCTGCCGCGGCGAGCTGGGTGTTGCTGGACAACTCCGGCCGCGATGCCCGGCCGCAGCCCGAAGAGCCGGTCCATCTTGGCGTCGGCTACTACGCAACGCGGGCAAAACTCAGCGGCACCGGCGAGGATGGCAGGCTCCTGTATCGTGTGGATGCGGCCACGGTCGTGCAGTCACCCGGGGACGACACCGTCGATCTGCACGAGGTGGCCATCAGCTACGAACCCACCGACCGCCGCCCGTGGAACCTGCATGCCGATACAGGAGAGATCCGCGCCGATGGTACGATCATCGAACTCTCCGGCAATGTCGTTGCCGAAACGCGCTCCGGCGAGGTCACGTCTGCGACGATTCGGACCGACCGCCTGGAGTACTTCACTGCCACGGACACGGCCACGACCGACAGCGTGGTGACCATAGATTTTGCCGGCGGCGCGGTCCGCGGCACCGGGATGCGGGCAAGACTCGCGGATAACCACCTCGAACTGCTGTCAGCCGTGAGAGGCACTTATGCTCCATAG